The genome window GGAGGAAGTACCCAGTACGATCAACAGCTCTTCACGGATGTAGCGGATCAGTTTGATCACGCTGAAACCGTGAGCGCGGCAGATACCGCCCAGCACTACCAGCACGAACAGGATGCAGGTGATGTAGAAGCAGATCATCAACTGGCCCAACTGCACCAGCGAACCGACGCCGTAGGCACCGATGGTGAATGCCATGGCGCCCAGGGCACCGATTGGCGCGAGCTTCATGATCATGTTGATGATGTTGAACATTACATGGGCGAAACGATCGATGAAATCCAGTACCGGCTTGCCGTAGGCGCCTAGGCGGTGCAGGGCGAAACCGAAGATCACCGAGAACATCAGCACTTGCAGGATGTCGCCGTTGGCGAAGGCACCCACGATGGTGTTCGGGATAACGTTGAGGATAAAGCCGACGATGCTCTGGTCTTTACCGGCGGTCACATAGGCCGCGACTTTGGAAGCATCCAGGGTCGCTACGTCGATGTGCATGCCGGCGCCCGGTTGCACGACGTTCACCACGATCAGGCCGATCAGCAGCGCGACGGTGGAAACGATTTCGAAGTACAGCAGCGCGTAGCCGCCGGTCTTGCCCACCGATTTCATGCTTTGCATGCCAGCGATGCCGCTGACAACGGTGCAGAAGATGATCGGGGCGATGACCATTTTGATCAGTTTGATAAACCCGTCACCCAGCGGCTTGAGGGCCACACCGGTCTCTGGGTAGAAGTGACCGAGCAAAATACCGATAACGATTGCAACGATCACCTGGAAGTACAGGGATTTGTAGATAGGCTGACGAGTCGTCATTGCAAAGTTCCTCAATCGTCCCGTGTGGCAAATATCCGCCATTGCCCACGACACTTGAATTGCGAACCCTCCTGCACTGGAGGGATTTGTTGTTTGCGAGGTCTGTAGGTCCAGCCTGCGCTGTAATCCTTATCGCAAACGCCGTGCCACTTTGCTGAAAAACCCTGAAGGCCTTTAGACATCAGGGCTTGGGCTTTTCCGGCACGCTCCCACGCCTTCGATCGAGTGGCGGATTTCCGCCCACCACTCCAATCCCGTCCTACAATTTGGCGGATATCCGCCTTGTGACCCTACCCGGGGATGACTACCATCCGCCCTTCCATGGACGAGGCCTTCGCATGCGTGAACGTACCATCGCCAGCCACTACGCTCGGGCAGCCCTTGGCGGCGCGCGCAGGGCAGGCTACGACTACTCGAGCCTGCTGTTGCAGGCAGGTATCACCCCGGAATTGCTGACCGAACCCCGCGCCCGCATCGCACCGGAACAATTTACCCGGCTGCTGCAAATGCTCTGGCTGGCGCTGGACGATGAATACCTGGGGTTCGCCGACGGCCCGAGCAAACGTGGCACCTTCGCCATGATGTGCCACGCGTTGATCCACTGCCGCACCCTGGAGAAGGCTCTGGAACGCGGCTTATTGTTTTATAGCCTATTTGCGCAAGGCCCACGCTGGCATCTGACACGTGAAGGCGACATGGCCCGCTTGAGCCTGGACGACTCGCAACTGTGGGACCCGGATCACTTCCTCAGCGAATGCCTGCTGGTGATCTGGCATCGACTCGGCAGTTGGCTGATCGGCCAACGCATCCGCCTGCACCAGGCCACCTTCAGCTACCCGATGCCGGCTCACGCCAGCGAATATGACCTGCTGTTTCCCTGTGCCCAGGTATTCGGCGCACCGAACAGCAGCCTGGTGTTTCACAGCCGCTACCTGAGCCTGCCGCTGTTGCAGGACGAGCGCACGCTCAAGCACTTCCTTGAACGCTCCCCCGCCGACCTGTTGTCACGGCCGGATGAAGGCGACAGCTTGAGCAGCCAGCTCCGCCGTTTACTCAGCCGCGACCGTACACCCTGGCCCGATCTGGAAGCCGTCGCCCAGCACCTGCACATCAGCCCGCAAACCCTGCGCAGGCATTTGCGCGAGGAAGGCACCAGCTTTCAGGCACTCAAGGATGAGTTGCGGCGGGACATCGCCATCTATCATTTGGGGCGCGCGGATTTGTCGTTGCAGGAGATTGCCGAGCAGTTGGGGTTTTCCGAACCGTCGGCGTTTCATCGGGCGTTCAAGAAGTGGACGGGGTTGACGCCGGGGGCTTACCGAGCACAAGAGAGCTAAAGATGTAGCGTTTGGACTGACGCTATCGGGGGCAAGCCCCCTCCCACATTTTGATGTTTGGATACATATAAAGGTGGGAGGGGGCTTGCCCCCGATGAGGCCTGTACAGCCGATAAAGATCACAAAGCCGGGAAGTGAATCCTGAAGGCGGCGCCACCCAATGGCGAATCGCCCAGGGTCAACCGCGCACCGTAGCTTTCGATGATGTCCTTGACCACCGCCAAGCCAATCCCCTGCCCCGGGTGCTGGCGATCCAGGCGCTCACCCCGTTGCAGAATTCGTGCACGCTGATCCGGCGGCACGCCAGGCCCGTCATCCTCTATACACAGTTCGGTGCCTTCCAGGCTTTCCACCAGGCTGATGCGCACTTCGCTCAAGCACAGGCGGTAGGCGTTTTCCAGCAGGTTGCCGAGCAACTCCAACAAAGCGCCCTTCTCGATTGGCACGTCGCATTCTTCCGGCAGGTCGAAGGACACGCTGACGCGCTTGTCGCGGTAGACCTTGCCCAGCGTATCGCACAGGCTTTGCAGTACCGGCTCCAGGCGCACCTGGTGGCGCACCAGGCCGCTTTTGCGCAGGCTGGCGCGCTGCAACTGGTAGCTGATCTGCTGGCTCATGCGCTCGATCTGCGATTGCAGCACCCGGGCCTGCTCACGATCCTCCGGACGCTGGGCCATTTCTTCGCTCACTCCCTGCAACACCGCGAGCGGGGTTTTCAGGCTGTGGGCCAAATCGTCGAGGGAGTCGCGGTAGCGCGTACGTTGTTCACGCTCGCTGTGCAGCAAGCGGTTGAGAGAGCCGGTCAGGCGCAGCAATTCGCGGGGGTGTTGTTCGGAGAGGCTCTCACGGGTGCCGCCTTCGATCTGGTCAAGTTCCTGACTCAGCCGCCGCAGCGCTTGCAGGCCCCAGGTCAGGCCCAGCCACAGCAAGGTCAGCAGCACCAGCAGCGCCGCGCCGAAGCCCAGATAGAGATTTTCGCGCAAGCCTTCGAGGGTCAACTGGTATTCGCGCACCGGTTGCAGGGCCACGATACTGAAGGCGGCACTCTTGCCGCCCAGCAGCCTGACCTCGACGTCATACACGAAGAATTCCTGGCCGTTGGCCTCGCGAATCCGTGCGAATTCATTCCCGCGCCCGTCATAACGCGGTTTGTAGTTGATGTTTTCTTCCTTGGTCGCCCGCGAACGCCACACCAGGTGGCCTTCGCGGTCGTAGATATAGCCGAGCAGGCGGCTGTCAGTGAGGTTGAAGCGTTCGTCGGGCAACTGCGCCGGCATCAGCAGGCGGTTGTTTTCAACCCGCGCGGCCGAGATCAAGGTGGTGACGTCCGACGCCAGGCGCTGCTCGATGGAATCCTGCAACGCCAGGCTGAACGCCCCTTGCATGGCCGGCAACAGGCCGAGCATGAACAGCACGGCCAAGGTCGCGGCCGCCAGCATCAAGCGCACGCGTAGCGAGCGAATCAACGGCAGCGCTCATTGAACAGATAGCCCAGGCCACGCACGGTATCGATCGGCTTGAACCCGGCCGGGCCTTCCAGCTTGCGGCGCAGGCGGCCGACCAGCACCTCGATGACATTCGGATCACGCTCGTCGTCATCGGGGTAGAGCTGTTCCATCAAGCGGTCCTTGGCCACCACTTGTTGGTGATGGCGCATCAGGTATTCAAGGATCCGATATTCGTAGGCGGTCAACGCCAGCGGCTGCTCTTCGAGCGACGCTTGCTTGCGGTTGAGGTCCAGCAGCAACGGCCCGGCAACGATGGTCGACTGGGTAAAGCCACTGGAGCGCCGCAGCAAGGCGTTCATCCGCGCCTCCAGCTCTTCGAACTGGAACGGTTTGACCACGTAGTCGTCGGCACCCGCAGCCAGGCCTTCGACCTTGTCCTGCCAGTTACCGCGGGCGGTGAGGATCAGGATCGGAAAGGTCTTGGCCTGAGTACGCAGTTGGCGGATCAGGTCCAGGCCGCCCATGCCGGGCAGGCCCAGGTCGATGATCGCCAGGTCATGGTTGAACTGGCCAGTCTGGTACAGCGCCTCTTCGGCATTGGCCACGGCCTCGACCACATGCCCGCTGTCGGTCAGGCGGGTAAACAGGTGATGACGCAGCAGCGCTTCATCTTCCACCACCAGCAATTTCATAAGGCTCTCCAAGGCAATTCAACTGTCCGACAGAGGGATATCATAGCGGCCCTGCAGGTCTTGCGGGCGCAGTTTAATGCCATTGAACTGGCCGGTCAGGTGTTCATAACCGGCGCGATAGCCCGGCTGCGGGGTTGCAAGGCCCAGGGACTGGCCCCAGGGCGTGGGTTGGCTGCCCGCTTCTTCGAAGCTGACACGCTGGATCAAGGTGCTGGATTTCTTGGTTTTTTCACCGCCGAATGCGGCGAAGGCGCCGTCGGATGCCTGGACCCCAGCGGTGGCACTGAGCATGGTTAACGCCAACATCAGCTGTTTGATCGCAGTCATGGTGTTACCTCTATGCGTTTGGCTGTATGCCCCAGACTACGCAGGCGCCCCTGAACTCCCCCTGAACAGGCTCTGAACCTCACCTGAACCGCAGCGGGCTATCCTCGCGCCCCTCAACTCGGCAAAATACCGCCCATGAATCCCTTACCCGCTTGCTGCACCCCACTCGACGCCCATTGGCCGCTGCCCGAACCGTTGCCCGGCACGGTGTTTCTCAGCACGCGTTTTGACCCGACCCTGCTCACGCCTGGCGATTTCCAGCGCTGTGCCGTGCCGCCACCGGCGAGCATCCAGCGCTCGGTGGCCAAGCGTCAGGCCGAGTTCCTCGCCGGCCGCTTGTGCGCCCGTGCCGCCCTGCAACAACTCGACCACCTCGACTGCATCCCGGCGATCGGCGAAGACCGCGCACCGGTGTGGCCTGCGCACATCAGTGGCTCCATCACTCACAGTACCGGGCACGCCGCCGCGATTGTCGCGCACAAGGCGCAATGGCGCGGGCTGGGGATGGACCTGGAGAATGTGCTGAGCCTGGAGCGGGCGGAGCGGTTGGCCGGGGAAATCCTGACGGCTGATGAACTGCAGCGCATGGCCACCTTGCCAAGAGAGCAGATAGCGCAGTTGGTAACGCTGACGTTCTCCGCCAAGGAGAGCCTGTTCAAGGCGCTCTACCCCATTGTGCAGAAGCGTTTCTACTTTGAGCATGCCGAGTTGCTGGAATGGTCAGAGGGCGGGCATCTGCGGCTGCGACTGCTGACGGACCTGTCCGAAGAGTGGTGCCATGGCAAGGAATTGGTGGGGCAGTTCGCGGTGGATGATGGGCAGTTGTTGAGCCTGGTCGCAGTCAGCGCCTGATCTATCAGGGTTTATCCTGATCCCTGGGCCAACTCAAGCTGAAACACGCGCCGCCCAGATTATTGCTCTTGCTGATCAACGCCCGCCCGCCGTGCCAATAGATAATCCGCCGCACAATCGACAACCCCAGGCCATGCCCGCCCGAGGCACGGGTACGACTGTCGTCCAGGCGCAGAAAGGGCGTGAAGATTCGCTCCCAGGCGCTTTCCGGCACGCCGGGGCCGTCGTCTTCCACGTCGATGCGACAACGTACCTGGCCCACCTGATAACTGATCAACACCTGGCCCTGGGCGTGGCGCATGGCATTGCTCACCAGGTTCTGCAGGGCACGGTGCAGGTAACGCGGTTCGGCGTCGACCCAGGCATCGTCCCAATGCGCCGAAGACAAGCAAATACCGCGGGCTACATTTATTTGCGGACGCAGTGGCGATAATTCGCCGATTACCTGATCGAGCAACGCATCAAGGTCGACCCGCTGG of Pseudomonas azotoformans contains these proteins:
- a CDS encoding dicarboxylate/amino acid:cation symporter, which encodes MTTRQPIYKSLYFQVIVAIVIGILLGHFYPETGVALKPLGDGFIKLIKMVIAPIIFCTVVSGIAGMQSMKSVGKTGGYALLYFEIVSTVALLIGLIVVNVVQPGAGMHIDVATLDASKVAAYVTAGKDQSIVGFILNVIPNTIVGAFANGDILQVLMFSVIFGFALHRLGAYGKPVLDFIDRFAHVMFNIINMIMKLAPIGALGAMAFTIGAYGVGSLVQLGQLMICFYITCILFVLVVLGGICRAHGFSVIKLIRYIREELLIVLGTSSSESALPRMLIKMERLGAKKSVVGLVIPTGYSFNLDGTSIYLTMAAVFIAQATDTHMDITHQITLLLVLLLSSKGAAGVTGSGFIVLAATLSAVGHLPVAGLALILGIDRFMSEARALTNLVGNAVATIVVAKWVKELDTDKLQSELASGGTGISETRELDDLGVAEGPAPVVK
- a CDS encoding AraC family transcriptional regulator, translating into MRERTIASHYARAALGGARRAGYDYSSLLLQAGITPELLTEPRARIAPEQFTRLLQMLWLALDDEYLGFADGPSKRGTFAMMCHALIHCRTLEKALERGLLFYSLFAQGPRWHLTREGDMARLSLDDSQLWDPDHFLSECLLVIWHRLGSWLIGQRIRLHQATFSYPMPAHASEYDLLFPCAQVFGAPNSSLVFHSRYLSLPLLQDERTLKHFLERSPADLLSRPDEGDSLSSQLRRLLSRDRTPWPDLEAVAQHLHISPQTLRRHLREEGTSFQALKDELRRDIAIYHLGRADLSLQEIAEQLGFSEPSAFHRAFKKWTGLTPGAYRAQES
- a CDS encoding ATP-binding protein — translated: MIRSLRVRLMLAAATLAVLFMLGLLPAMQGAFSLALQDSIEQRLASDVTTLISAARVENNRLLMPAQLPDERFNLTDSRLLGYIYDREGHLVWRSRATKEENINYKPRYDGRGNEFARIREANGQEFFVYDVEVRLLGGKSAAFSIVALQPVREYQLTLEGLRENLYLGFGAALLVLLTLLWLGLTWGLQALRRLSQELDQIEGGTRESLSEQHPRELLRLTGSLNRLLHSEREQRTRYRDSLDDLAHSLKTPLAVLQGVSEEMAQRPEDREQARVLQSQIERMSQQISYQLQRASLRKSGLVRHQVRLEPVLQSLCDTLGKVYRDKRVSVSFDLPEECDVPIEKGALLELLGNLLENAYRLCLSEVRISLVESLEGTELCIEDDGPGVPPDQRARILQRGERLDRQHPGQGIGLAVVKDIIESYGARLTLGDSPLGGAAFRIHFPAL
- a CDS encoding response regulator, which encodes MKLLVVEDEALLRHHLFTRLTDSGHVVEAVANAEEALYQTGQFNHDLAIIDLGLPGMGGLDLIRQLRTQAKTFPILILTARGNWQDKVEGLAAGADDYVVKPFQFEELEARMNALLRRSSGFTQSTIVAGPLLLDLNRKQASLEEQPLALTAYEYRILEYLMRHHQQVVAKDRLMEQLYPDDDERDPNVIEVLVGRLRRKLEGPAGFKPIDTVRGLGYLFNERCR
- a CDS encoding 4'-phosphopantetheinyl transferase family protein, encoding MNPLPACCTPLDAHWPLPEPLPGTVFLSTRFDPTLLTPGDFQRCAVPPPASIQRSVAKRQAEFLAGRLCARAALQQLDHLDCIPAIGEDRAPVWPAHISGSITHSTGHAAAIVAHKAQWRGLGMDLENVLSLERAERLAGEILTADELQRMATLPREQIAQLVTLTFSAKESLFKALYPIVQKRFYFEHAELLEWSEGGHLRLRLLTDLSEEWCHGKELVGQFAVDDGQLLSLVAVSA